In Rhizobium binae, the DNA window TGCGGGCTGGAGTAAAACGCTTCTGGGATCCGACCGCACTCATCTGCTCACGCCCTTTCCCGGCAAGCCCCGCTCGCCGATAATCCTGTCGTTCCCGACGATCCTGTTGTCGAGAAGCCGCGTCGACCCGACCCGTACGAAGAGCGCCACGACAACCGGCGCCGTGATCGAGGTGACCGGCTGCAGGGTCGAGGCGTCCCTGACCGCAACGACCTCGGGCTTTGCCAGCGGTTCGCGGTTGAGAAACGCCGTCAGCTTCACCTCGAGTTCGCCGGCATCCGCAAGGCCGCCGGCGACGAGACGCTCCGCCTCATCGAGGGTCTGCGGGATGATCACCGCGGCTCGCCGCTCCGCCTCGCTGAGATAGACGTTGCGCGACGACAGGGCGAGGCCGTCGCCGTCCCTGACGGTCGGTACGGCAATGACACGCACCGGCACGGCGAGATCGTCCACCATCCGCTTGATGATGACGACCTGCTGGTAGTCTTTCTCTCCGAAGTAAGCGGTCTGCGGCTGCACGATGTTGAAGAGCTTGCTGACGACGGTCGCGACGCCGGCGAAATGCCCAGGCCGCACCGCGCCCTCCAGCTCGCCGCCGAGATCGGGAAGGTCGACGACGGTCTGCATCGGGCGGGGATACATGTCCTCGACACCGGGCGAAAAAAGGAAATTGACGCCGGCCTGTTTCAGCATGGCGGAATCGCGCGCCAGATCGCGCGGATATTTGCTGAGATCTTCCGTCGGGCCGAACTGCAGGGGATTGACGAAAATCGAGACGACGACGATGTCGTTCTCGGCGCGGGCGCGGGCGACAAGCTGCATATGACCGGCATGGAGATAACCCATGGTCGGAACGAGGCCCACGGTCCGCCCCTGCCGCCGCAATGCATCGAGCGTGTGGCGCAACTCGTCAATGCTCGAAAAAACCCGCATATATCCTCCCCGCTGCCGGTCGCATGATCTTGGGCGCGGATATGAAGTGTAATCGATGCGGCAGGTCAATCCCACATATCTCGATAAAAACGATTAGATGGAGCGGCGGCCGACAAGACCGGGCTCTATCAGCCTCAAACGGCTTTTCGCTGGACGACGCTCCTCCTGCTTCTTAGATGCTTGCAGCGGAACCGGCGACGTGCGACCTCGGTTACTCGCCCTGTCCGTCAAGATACCATCACAGTCGGTCGCTATGGAGGATGCATGGAGAAGCCCTGGAAGATCAGCCGCGGACCGATTGCGGCAACCGAGCTCGACGTGGAGAAGGCAAATGCGATCAACACGCTGTTGATCCGGCCGGTCGGCGTCCTTCCAGCCAAAGCGGGAGATCCGATCCTCCCCTTTGCCGTCGGTCTCTTCAACGAGCTTCGCCCTCTTCTGAAGCCC includes these proteins:
- the panC gene encoding pantoate--beta-alanine ligase, whose translation is MRVFSSIDELRHTLDALRRQGRTVGLVPTMGYLHAGHMQLVARARAENDIVVVSIFVNPLQFGPTEDLSKYPRDLARDSAMLKQAGVNFLFSPGVEDMYPRPMQTVVDLPDLGGELEGAVRPGHFAGVATVVSKLFNIVQPQTAYFGEKDYQQVVIIKRMVDDLAVPVRVIAVPTVRDGDGLALSSRNVYLSEAERRAAVIIPQTLDEAERLVAGGLADAGELEVKLTAFLNREPLAKPEVVAVRDASTLQPVTSITAPVVVALFVRVGSTRLLDNRIVGNDRIIGERGLPGKGVSR